Proteins found in one Seonamhaeicola sp. S2-3 genomic segment:
- a CDS encoding HIT family protein, which produces MASIFTKIINGEIPCYKIAETEAFFAFLDINPNSKGHTLCVPKKEVDKIFDLDEATYNGLMSFSRTVAMAIEKAIPCERVGISVIGLEVPHVHVHLIPLHTMEDARFIKKENLSTEEFKAIANVIKAHL; this is translated from the coding sequence ATGGCTTCTATTTTCACAAAAATAATTAATGGCGAAATACCCTGTTACAAAATTGCCGAAACAGAGGCATTTTTTGCTTTTCTTGATATTAATCCCAATAGTAAAGGGCATACGTTATGTGTCCCCAAAAAAGAGGTAGATAAAATTTTTGATTTAGATGAAGCTACCTATAATGGGTTAATGAGTTTTTCAAGAACCGTAGCTATGGCCATTGAAAAAGCAATTCCATGTGAAAGAGTTGGTATTTCTGTTATTGGTTTAGAAGTTCCTCATGTCCATGTACATCTAATTCCGTTACACACAATGGAAGATGCACGCTTTATAAAAAAAGAAAACCTATCTACTGAAGAGTTTAAGGCAATAGCTAATGTTATTAAAGCCCACTTATAA
- the greA gene encoding transcription elongation factor GreA: MSKVSYYTAEGLKKLRDELNYLKDVERPKASQAIAEARDKGDLSENAEYDAAKEAQGLLEMKISKMEETLANARIIDESQLDTSKVLALSTVKIKNQTNGMEMTYTLVAESEADLKSGKISVNSPIGKGLLGKSVGDVAEIQVPSGVMKFDIIEITR, translated from the coding sequence ATGAGTAAAGTATCTTATTACACAGCAGAGGGACTAAAAAAATTAAGAGACGAGTTAAATTATTTAAAAGACGTTGAGCGTCCTAAGGCGTCACAAGCTATTGCAGAAGCAAGAGATAAAGGTGATTTAAGTGAAAATGCCGAATACGATGCTGCCAAAGAAGCACAAGGTCTATTAGAAATGAAAATTTCTAAAATGGAAGAAACTTTAGCAAATGCAAGAATTATTGATGAATCTCAATTAGATACATCTAAAGTTTTAGCATTATCTACTGTTAAAATAAAAAATCAAACCAATGGTATGGAAATGACTTATACTTTGGTAGCCGAAAGTGAAGCCGACCTAAAAAGCGGTAAAATATCGGTAAACTCGCCTATAGGAAAAGGGTTGTTAGGAAAGTCTGTTGGCGATGTAGCAGAAATTCAAGTGCCAAGTGGTGTTATGAAATTTGATATTATTGAAATAACCAGATAA
- a CDS encoding HesA/MoeB/ThiF family protein: MLTDNEKNIYSRHIILDEIGLKGQEKLKQAKVLVIGAGGLGCPVLQYLTAAGVGTIGIVDGDVVDVSNLHRQILYTIDDVGKSKALTASNRLKRLNPHVDFKVFEVYLSSQNAINIFSEYDIIVDGSDNFQTRYLCNDAAVITNKPLVFGSIFKFEAQLSVFNYKNGPTYRCLYPTPPSVGSVPSCSDVGVLGVLPGIVGCYQANEVLKIILEKGTVLSGKLLTFNVLNMHQMLFDFSKDEALKITTLETDYNVFCCIDKPAESISIETLNANKAAYNLLDVRESWERVQHSIGGQHIPLGELATKFQNISTEKPLVVYCKSGIRSQKAIAFLKEQFPKAKLLNLKNGIG, encoded by the coding sequence ATGCTAACGGATAACGAAAAAAATATATATAGCAGACATATTATTCTTGATGAAATTGGACTTAAAGGACAAGAGAAATTAAAACAGGCAAAAGTATTAGTTATTGGTGCTGGTGGTTTGGGTTGCCCTGTTTTACAATACTTAACGGCTGCAGGTGTTGGTACAATTGGTATTGTTGATGGTGATGTGGTAGATGTGAGCAATTTACACCGTCAAATATTATATACTATTGACGATGTTGGTAAATCTAAAGCTTTAACGGCTTCAAACCGATTAAAACGACTTAACCCTCATGTTGATTTTAAAGTTTTTGAAGTGTATTTGTCATCACAAAATGCCATCAATATATTTTCAGAATATGATATTATTGTTGATGGTTCTGATAATTTTCAAACACGGTATTTATGTAATGATGCCGCGGTAATTACCAATAAACCTCTTGTTTTTGGTTCTATTTTTAAGTTTGAAGCGCAACTATCTGTGTTTAATTATAAAAACGGACCAACATACAGGTGTTTATACCCAACACCACCAAGTGTAGGTTCTGTACCTTCATGCTCTGATGTTGGTGTTTTAGGTGTTTTACCAGGCATTGTTGGGTGTTATCAGGCTAATGAAGTTTTAAAAATAATATTAGAAAAAGGCACTGTTTTATCTGGGAAACTTTTAACCTTTAATGTGTTAAATATGCACCAAATGTTATTTGACTTTAGTAAAGATGAAGCACTAAAAATTACAACTTTAGAAACTGATTATAATGTGTTTTGTTGTATTGATAAGCCAGCAGAAAGTATTTCAATAGAAACCTTAAACGCTAATAAAGCCGCATATAATTTATTAGATGTAAGAGAGTCATGGGAACGCGTACAGCATAGTATTGGTGGGCAACATATTCCTTTAGGTGAATTAGCTACTAAGTTTCAAAATATTTCCACTGAAAAGCCTTTGGTTGTGTATTGTAAATCTGGCATTAGAAGCCAAAAAGCTATTGCTTTTCTAAAAGAACAATTTCCAAAAGCAAAACTCTTAAATTTAAAAAACGGAATAGGTTAA
- the thiH gene encoding 2-iminoacetate synthase ThiH, protein MSQTFQNIFNTYNWDEALASINAKTANDVVVALNSTKRDLEDFKALLSPEAAPYLEQMAAQSKAITKKRFGNTIQMYIPMYLSNECQNICTYCGFSMTNKIPRRTLTDAEILKEVDFIKNKGYDHILLVTGEANKTVGVPYIKHAIELIKNKFSNITIEVQPLNQNEYETLIDAGLYAVLVYQETYHKAEYKKHHPKGRKSNFNYRLETPDRLGKAGIHKIGLGALFGLEDWRADSFFTALHLKYLQKTYWKTKYSISFPRLRPHSGGLEPKVEMTDKDLVQTICAFRLLDEDVELSLSTRESEAFRNHMVHLGITSVSAESKTNPGGYTVDPQTLEQFEISDERPTESIAQMLKQQGLEPVWKDWEYFK, encoded by the coding sequence ATGAGTCAAACATTTCAAAACATTTTTAATACATATAATTGGGATGAAGCCTTAGCAAGCATAAATGCCAAAACAGCTAATGATGTAGTTGTTGCTTTAAATTCAACAAAAAGAGATTTAGAAGATTTTAAAGCACTTTTATCGCCTGAAGCAGCACCGTATTTAGAACAAATGGCAGCGCAAAGTAAAGCTATAACTAAAAAGCGTTTTGGCAACACTATTCAAATGTATATCCCAATGTATTTGTCTAATGAATGTCAAAATATTTGTACCTATTGTGGTTTTAGTATGACCAATAAAATTCCGCGAAGAACTTTAACAGATGCCGAAATTTTAAAAGAAGTTGACTTCATAAAAAATAAAGGATATGACCACATTTTATTAGTTACTGGCGAAGCAAATAAAACCGTGGGTGTGCCTTACATTAAACATGCCATTGAACTTATAAAAAACAAATTTTCTAACATTACAATTGAGGTGCAGCCATTAAACCAAAATGAATACGAAACCTTAATTGATGCCGGTTTATATGCCGTTTTGGTGTATCAAGAAACCTACCATAAAGCCGAATATAAAAAGCATCATCCTAAAGGAAGAAAATCTAATTTTAATTACCGTTTAGAAACTCCCGACAGGTTAGGTAAAGCAGGTATTCATAAAATTGGTTTAGGGGCTTTATTTGGTTTAGAAGATTGGCGTGCCGATAGTTTTTTCACAGCATTGCACCTTAAATATTTGCAAAAAACCTATTGGAAAACAAAGTATTCTATTTCATTTCCGCGTTTGCGTCCGCATAGTGGAGGTTTAGAACCTAAAGTAGAAATGACCGATAAAGACTTGGTGCAAACCATTTGTGCTTTCAGATTGTTAGATGAAGATGTTGAGTTATCTCTGTCTACCAGAGAAAGTGAAGCATTTAGAAATCACATGGTGCATTTGGGCATTACATCGGTAAGTGCAGAAAGTAAAACAAATCCAGGTGGTTACACTGTAGATCCTCAAACTTTAGAACAGTTTGAAATATCTGATGAGCGCCCTACCGAATCAATTGCCCAAATGCTAAAACAGCAAGGTTTAGAGCCTGTTTGGAAAGATTGGGAATATTTTAAATAG
- a CDS encoding thiazole synthase codes for MNDILKIADKEFKSRLFTGTGKFSSNNVMAQAILASESELVTVALKRVDAENQNDKMLQSIQQPHVNLLPNTSGVRDAKEAVFAAQLAREALETNWVKLEIHPDPKYLLPDPIETLKAAETLVKQGFVVMPYIHADPVLCKRLEEVGAQCVMPLGAPIGTNKGLKTIDFLEIIIEQSNVPVIVDAGIGAPSHAAYAMELGASAVLVNTAIAVSQNPVEMAIAFKMAVEAGRLAYNAKLATVKQHAQASSPLTSFLN; via the coding sequence ATGAACGATATATTAAAAATAGCCGATAAAGAATTTAAATCTAGACTGTTTACAGGTACCGGAAAATTTAGTTCAAACAATGTAATGGCTCAGGCTATTCTAGCTTCAGAAAGTGAATTGGTAACAGTAGCTTTAAAGCGCGTTGATGCAGAAAATCAAAATGATAAAATGCTACAAAGTATACAACAGCCGCACGTGAATTTACTGCCAAATACATCTGGGGTAAGAGATGCTAAAGAGGCTGTTTTTGCAGCACAATTAGCACGCGAAGCTTTAGAAACTAATTGGGTTAAGTTAGAAATTCATCCAGATCCTAAATACCTGTTGCCAGACCCTATTGAAACTTTAAAAGCTGCAGAAACACTTGTGAAACAGGGTTTTGTGGTTATGCCATATATTCATGCAGACCCAGTATTGTGTAAGCGTTTAGAAGAAGTAGGAGCGCAATGTGTTATGCCTTTAGGAGCGCCAATTGGCACCAATAAAGGTTTAAAAACCATAGATTTTTTAGAAATAATTATTGAACAAAGTAATGTACCCGTAATTGTAGATGCTGGTATTGGGGCACCATCGCACGCGGCTTACGCTATGGAATTAGGCGCCAGTGCCGTTTTGGTTAATACAGCTATTGCTGTATCACAAAACCCAGTAGAAATGGCTATTGCTTTTAAAATGGCCGTTGAAGCTGGCCGTTTAGCATACAATGCAAAATTGGCTACAGTAAAACAACATGCCCAGGCTAGTAGTCCACTAACCTCTTTCTTAAATTAA
- the thiE gene encoding thiamine phosphate synthase, giving the protein MINKLHYISQGNTPKEHLENIRKACQYGAELVQLRLKNVSEKKILKTAEEARDITSHFQTRLIINDHYKIVEAVNADGVHLGKTDANPIIARKTLKSWQIIGGTANTLDDCQQRIKEKVDYIGLGPFRFTTTKKQLSPILGANGYLSIIDALNASIPIIAIGGITINDVPELLKTGIHGIAISGEITRDFNKIKALHTLLNAGSMQEQRYSFKN; this is encoded by the coding sequence ATGATAAACAAACTTCATTATATTTCACAAGGAAACACGCCTAAAGAGCACTTAGAAAACATTCGAAAAGCCTGTCAATACGGTGCAGAATTGGTGCAATTGCGTTTAAAAAATGTGTCAGAAAAAAAGATTTTAAAAACAGCCGAAGAAGCTAGAGATATTACCAGCCATTTTCAAACTAGATTAATAATTAACGACCATTATAAAATTGTTGAAGCTGTAAATGCCGACGGTGTGCACTTAGGAAAAACAGATGCTAACCCAATAATAGCAAGAAAAACTTTAAAAAGTTGGCAAATAATTGGCGGAACAGCCAATACGCTAGATGATTGCCAACAGCGCATTAAAGAAAAGGTAGATTATATAGGTTTAGGACCGTTTAGATTTACTACAACAAAAAAACAGTTAAGCCCTATTTTAGGTGCAAACGGTTATTTGTCAATTATTGATGCTTTAAATGCTAGTATCCCTATTATAGCTATTGGAGGTATTACCATAAATGACGTGCCAGAATTGTTAAAAACAGGCATTCACGGTATAGCAATTTCAGGAGAAATAACACGCGATTTTAATAAAATTAAAGCACTTCATACGCTGTTAAATGCTGGTAGTATGCAAGAGCAACGCTACAGCTTTAAAAATTAA
- a CDS encoding hydroxymethylpyrimidine/phosphomethylpyrimidine kinase, with translation MKTHTYILTIAGHDPSGGAGITSDIKTFESHGLYGLSVCTAITIQNDTDFKECIWVEKELIISQVQTLFNRFKIEVVKIGIIKNWKTLSVLLDVLHTLNPDVKIILDPIIKATAGFDFHTTENQDILNTIWKKCYLITPNYDEIQLLYPDKNIEDTIAHIASKTNIYLKGGHRTDKKGTDELYHRGIVMVNILPKAKTVFQKHGSGCVLSSALASNICLNLPLDEAAVASKKYIEAFLNSTQSLLGIHSKIQ, from the coding sequence ATGAAAACACATACATATATATTAACCATTGCAGGTCATGACCCTTCAGGTGGAGCAGGCATAACCTCAGATATCAAAACCTTTGAATCACATGGTTTATATGGCTTATCGGTTTGCACAGCCATTACAATTCAAAATGATACAGATTTTAAAGAATGTATTTGGGTAGAGAAAGAATTAATTATTTCTCAAGTACAAACCTTGTTTAATAGGTTTAAAATTGAAGTGGTTAAAATTGGTATCATAAAAAATTGGAAAACACTATCAGTTTTGTTGGATGTATTGCATACTCTAAACCCCGATGTTAAAATAATTTTAGACCCCATTATAAAAGCAACGGCTGGTTTCGATTTTCACACAACTGAAAACCAAGATATTTTAAATACTATTTGGAAAAAATGCTATCTCATAACTCCTAATTATGATGAAATACAATTGCTGTATCCAGATAAAAATATTGAAGATACCATAGCGCATATTGCAAGTAAAACCAACATTTATTTAAAAGGAGGTCACCGAACCGATAAAAAAGGAACCGATGAGTTGTACCACAGAGGTATTGTAATGGTAAACATATTACCTAAAGCTAAAACGGTGTTTCAAAAACATGGTAGTGGTTGTGTGCTATCATCGGCTCTAGCTTCTAATATATGTTTGAATTTGCCTCTAGATGAAGCAGCTGTAGCATCAAAAAAATATATAGAAGCGTTTTTAAATTCTACCCAATCACTTTTAGGTATTCATAGTAAAATCCAATAA
- a CDS encoding thiamine phosphate synthase, translated as MIVLIAPEYNVTNEIDILQQLFKNGLQYFHLRKPYMNYEQHCDYLNQIDSKYHNYIVTHRFHELLKNYNLKGIHFQEAKRRQVLNTMPSSINKKQFIAQYAKLLNVTCGFLETKTISSSFHEPDELENCSVIFNYHLLSPVFSSISKQGYSGRGFNVNNINKKVIGMGGVTASNLAEFYKLGFKGVGVLGGIWQSNTPVEVFKTMKCHFN; from the coding sequence ATGATAGTTTTAATAGCGCCAGAATATAATGTTACAAACGAAATTGATATACTACAGCAGTTGTTTAAAAACGGGTTACAGTATTTTCATTTGCGTAAACCATATATGAATTATGAGCAACATTGTGATTACTTAAACCAAATAGATTCAAAATATCACAATTACATAGTAACACATCGTTTTCATGAGCTATTAAAAAATTATAATTTAAAAGGTATTCATTTTCAAGAAGCCAAAAGGCGTCAGGTTTTAAACACAATGCCTTCTTCAATAAATAAAAAACAATTTATTGCGCAGTACGCTAAATTATTAAACGTAACATGTGGTTTCTTAGAAACAAAAACCATTAGTTCCTCGTTTCATGAACCTGATGAACTAGAAAATTGTTCAGTCATTTTTAATTACCATTTATTAAGTCCGGTGTTTTCATCTATTTCAAAACAGGGCTATAGTGGTCGTGGTTTTAATGTTAATAATATAAATAAAAAAGTAATAGGTATGGGCGGTGTTACTGCTAGTAATCTAGCAGAATTTTATAAACTAGGTTTTAAAGGCGTGGGTGTTTTGGGTGGTATTTGGCAAAGTAATACACCAGTTGAGGTATTTAAAACAATGAAATGTCATTTTAACTAA
- the thiC gene encoding phosphomethylpyrimidine synthase ThiC: MKIKDTAPAAQLITRNPFPNSKKIYVKGQIYPEIKVAMRQITLSDTKDSMTGKVTPNEPVTVYDTSGPYTDPEKDINVHNGIERIREQWILNRNDVEQLSQFSSKYCNERLNDASLNHMRFSRLKKPLKAKKGQNVTQLHYAKKGIITPEMEYIAIRENQKIDEITELAKQHPGQDFGASIPKKITPEFVRSEVARGRAVIPNNINHPESEPMILGRNFLVKVNANIGNSATTSSIEEEVEKAVWACRWGADTIMDLSTGKNIHETREWIIRNSPVPVGTVPIYQALEKVNGVAEDLTWEIFKDTLIEQAEQGVDYFTIHAGVLLRYVPMTAKRVTGIVSRGGSIMAKWCLAHHKENFLYTHFEDICEILKQYDVAFSLGDGLRPGSIADANDQAQFAELETLGELTKLARKHEVQCFIEGPGHVPMHMIKENMEKQLAACDEAPFYTLGPLTTDIAPGYDHITSGIGAAMIAWYGCAVLCYVTPKEHLGLPNRDDVRKGVVTYKLAAHAADLAKGHPGAQHRDNALSKARFEFRWEDQFNLGLDPEKAREFHDETLPAEGAKIAHFCSMCGPKFCSMKISQEVRDFAAENDIDENNEIFQKGMTKKSEEFKEKGSEIYL, translated from the coding sequence ATGAAAATAAAGGATACTGCTCCAGCAGCGCAATTAATTACAAGAAACCCATTTCCAAATTCAAAAAAAATTTATGTAAAAGGACAAATATACCCTGAAATTAAAGTAGCTATGCGCCAAATAACGCTAAGTGATACTAAAGATTCTATGACGGGTAAAGTAACACCTAATGAGCCTGTTACAGTATATGATACATCAGGCCCCTACACAGATCCTGAAAAAGACATTAACGTACATAACGGTATTGAAAGAATACGTGAACAATGGATTTTAAATAGAAATGATGTAGAGCAATTAAGTCAGTTTTCTTCAAAATATTGTAATGAACGCTTAAACGATGCTAGTTTAAATCATATGCGTTTTTCACGCTTAAAAAAACCATTAAAAGCTAAAAAGGGCCAAAACGTAACTCAATTGCATTATGCTAAAAAAGGCATTATAACTCCAGAAATGGAATACATTGCCATTCGTGAAAATCAGAAAATTGATGAAATAACCGAATTAGCTAAACAACATCCAGGGCAAGATTTTGGAGCTTCAATACCAAAAAAAATAACACCAGAATTTGTACGTTCAGAGGTAGCTCGTGGTCGAGCAGTTATTCCAAATAACATAAATCACCCAGAAAGTGAACCTATGATTTTAGGTAGAAATTTCTTGGTTAAAGTAAATGCCAATATTGGCAATTCGGCAACTACATCATCTATTGAAGAAGAAGTAGAAAAAGCAGTATGGGCATGCCGTTGGGGTGCAGATACTATCATGGATTTGTCTACTGGTAAAAATATTCATGAAACACGTGAGTGGATTATTCGTAACTCGCCAGTACCAGTAGGTACAGTGCCAATTTACCAAGCATTAGAAAAAGTAAATGGCGTAGCTGAAGATTTAACATGGGAAATTTTTAAAGACACCCTAATTGAACAAGCCGAACAAGGTGTAGATTATTTTACCATTCACGCAGGCGTTTTGTTACGTTACGTGCCCATGACAGCTAAACGTGTTACAGGTATTGTATCTCGTGGTGGTTCAATTATGGCAAAATGGTGTTTAGCGCATCACAAAGAAAATTTTTTATACACACATTTTGAAGACATTTGTGAAATTTTAAAACAATATGATGTGGCCTTTTCTTTAGGCGATGGTTTACGCCCAGGCTCAATTGCCGATGCCAATGACCAAGCGCAATTTGCCGAATTAGAAACTTTAGGCGAACTAACAAAACTAGCGCGCAAGCACGAAGTACAATGCTTTATTGAAGGTCCAGGGCATGTACCAATGCATATGATAAAAGAAAACATGGAAAAGCAATTAGCGGCTTGCGATGAGGCGCCATTTTACACCTTAGGCCCTTTAACTACAGATATTGCTCCTGGTTATGATCACATTACATCGGGTATTGGTGCCGCAATGATAGCATGGTATGGCTGCGCAGTTTTATGCTACGTAACACCAAAAGAACATTTAGGCTTACCTAATAGAGACGATGTACGTAAGGGGGTAGTAACTTATAAATTAGCAGCTCATGCGGCCGATTTAGCTAAAGGTCACCCAGGAGCGCAACACCGTGATAATGCATTGAGTAAAGCGCGTTTTGAGTTTCGTTGGGAAGACCAATTTAACTTAGGTTTAGACCCCGAAAAAGCACGCGAATTTCATGATGAAACCTTACCTGCCGAAGGTGCTAAAATTGCGCATTTCTGTTCAATGTGCGGGCCAAAATTTTGCTCAATGAAAATATCACAAGAAGTTAGAGATTTTGCCGCCGAAAATGATATTGATGAAAACAACGAAATTTTTCAAAAAGGCATGACTAAAAAATCTGAAGAGTTTAAAGAAAAAGGATCAGAAATTTATTTATAA
- the thiS gene encoding sulfur carrier protein ThiS — protein MITITVNNNPQRIPKNISLQQFLANKVSSTQGIAVAINEQIIAKANWATQILSNGDTILIIQATQGG, from the coding sequence ATGATAACAATAACAGTAAACAACAACCCCCAACGTATACCCAAAAACATTTCATTACAACAGTTTTTAGCAAATAAGGTGTCATCAACCCAAGGTATTGCTGTAGCCATTAATGAGCAAATAATAGCAAAAGCAAATTGGGCAACTCAAATACTTTCAAACGGTGATACTATTTTAATTATTCAAGCAACTCAAGGTGGGTAA